The DNA window ctccaaaatcaatttaggcccaataagagatataaatcaaataatcaattatatcacttataataataattccttcaatataataattccgacttataaataatattattcttaatattattttccgacttcaatttatataattccaaatacgcccttaaataacaccgataatccaaattcgactaaatcaaatatttaaattcttcaataatttaattaaccaatttaattaaattcagggTGTTACATTTATGATCAACACTTGGCCTTAGAAGGATGAGTGTTGCAGTATGTAAAATTGCATGACCCCAAACAACAACTGGTAGTTTAGTTCTTATTATTAATAATGGTCTAACAATATATTGGAGATGTTTGATTAATGACTCATCTAAACCATTTTGTGTATGTACACGAGGAACAAGATGTTCAACAATAATTCCAATTGACATGCAATAACTATTAAATGATTCAAATGTAAATTCACTGACGTTGACAAGTCTAATTTTCTTTATAGTATAATCAAGAAAGAGAgctttaagtttaattatttgtgcaagaaattttgcaaatgccATATCACGACTTAATAGTAAGCATACATATGACTATCTACTTACTACTAGATGCATCAATCGATACCATAAAATACCTGAATGATCATGACGGTGGATGGATAGGTTCACATATATCTTCTTGAATTCTTTCAAGAAATGCAGGTGATTTTGTATGAATCTTGCACGATGAATGCTTTGTTATTAGTTTTCCAAGAGAGCAAGCTTCGCATGGTCTATCTTCTTGTAAGTTTTAAACTTTTCAATGAATGACCACGTGTACTTTCAACTATTTTACGCATCATTGTTGAACGTGGGTAATCAAACAGTCATGTCATAAAGTCACAATTTTGGGATCTTCTTTTACTGTTAAATTGCATTCAATTTCATTTATATGTATAATGTAATTCAGAAGACAATTTTGATAGTTTTTCTAAAGTTTTCTTATTTCCCCAAACATTAGAAGTAATATTAATGTATTTCATATTACCTTCAGTTGCAGTTTCAATATCATATCTTTGACGATATATGTCATTAAAACTCAACAAATTTATCTTTGATTTTGGAGAGTATAAAGCATTATTAATGACAAATTTTGTCTCATTTGATAATATGAACATAACATTACCTGTTCTTTCAATCAAATCTGCAGGACCTGAGATTGTATTTATCACACCTTTAGTagaatttatttttgtaaaatatttattactTTTGAGAATTGTGTGTGTAGTTTCATTGTGCGGAATGCAAATATCTTTGACATGTTCTATGTCTAACCTAGTGTAGTAAAAACTTCAGATGAAAATGATCGTGTTGATAACATGttgagaaaaattaaatatttgaatcTAACTTAATTAATATTTGTGAACTAATATGATGATTTCAATTACTAATCAAGTTAtaatattaaactaaaaaaaataagaagaaagtaaaataataacCCTTATGTCTTTCAAAATAAATTGGTATATTTATATGAACTAAAGATAGATATTTATaccaataaaaatattattattattattattatactaagTAAATAATTGATATTACTATTTTATGTTCGACAAATTATACATTATCAATAATTTGTCAATAAAATTTTAAGTTTGACAATttagataaatatttttaaataatataataataatttattataacagTAATGAAATAATGTTTTCTTAACATATTTTATAATTGTGTAAGAGTTAGCCAACTGAATTGGCGAGTTTAGTAAAAACATTTAAGAACATGTGAGCAGATTCTGTCTCAAATAAAACAAGTAGCAGCATCACGTGAAAGGATATGAAAATGCCATGCCATTAATATGATGACTCTCTCCGTCATCGCTTCCTAAAGCGGTTTTCAAGTTTCAACACAGTGATGCATCACATCAAAGCTTGAACGTAAAGAATCAGTCAATAGTAGTCTTGCCTTGCCTACTAATTCATGCGCCAATAACATCACATGCGTAAACAGGCACCTTCTGCACAACACTTTAATTTGAGCCTTCCTTCATTGCTCATGTGAGGTCCTCAGTGTTTTATAAAAGGGACCGGTCACCAAACTAAAAAGGGTACTCGATTATTAATTTATTGGTTGAATTATAAAGTCAATAATCAAATAGTAGATTGGATTAAACTGGATGATTTGGTTGAATAAATTTGTCTTTAATGCactactatatatttattaaatcggttgAATAGGATGATTCtgtctttaaaaaaatatcaaaacactataaattttaaaatataataattttacatatttattctttatatttaaattttaaatataatcatctctcgtaataaaataatacaaaatataaatttaaataaattttaaatcaagtctaattaaaaaaaggagaaaaagttgttccaaataaagttcaaataaagtctaattatactttagttttatttttaaaaaaatcatgaaaacgtGTCATTTTGTGCGAAAAAAAGAGAGCATATATTTGAACCATCGGTTTTTTAAAACTGTTGATTCATCGATTTTTATGGTTTTGACTGATTCAATAACATATCTGGTCCAACAATCAGACCAAGCCGATGACCCATCCGATTCTCGATCGAATCGATTGAACCGGCCGATTCGGTTTGGTTTTTAAAACTCAACAGTTACGTCCAATTCACCTCACTTAAACAAATACTCCCTCAGTCCCACATTGACCGACTCAGTCcaccatttcacacagattaCAAAAAGTAGttaaaaataagagagaaaataatatttatactataatacccttattatgtattgaaaatgataaaattttaattaattagaagataaaataggaaaattatagaaaaattaaaatgaacattttttatgcataattttatttctaatagaTCCTTCGTTGTGCGACCGAGAGAGGAAGTAATAGTActgcaattaaattattttatgattatagATAACAGctttaaattgaaattttgttaagTTACGTCATTTCGGCGTCGATgtgttaaaaaaacaaaaaagtccAAAACACTGTGAAGCATGCATGCAGTCCCTTTAAAAGCTTGTCAGATTGATTATTGAATTCAAGTTACAGTAACATTTACGCCAATTGAAATGGCGGATTCATTTGTATCGTACCTTCTTCAAAACTCTTCAAATACCAATTCTCACTTTTCACATTTCACACACTTTCACTCTCACTCTCAATTCTTCCATTTCATTCTTTTCATACTTTTCTATAATTTTAGTCCAAAAGCACTGTTATGGATGGAAGATGAAGATAAAATTAAACAGAGAAGAAaatgtaagtttttttttaagaTGTTATCATTATTTATATCATTATATTATACGCTTATTTATGTTATGTTAATATCTGTATTTATTTTATtcgtataattttattattattattattattattattattattattattattattattattattattattattatctcatTAATTTAAATATTGGTTTATTTATGGTAATGTAGAAGGTTATAGTTAAATCTGATTTTTTTACCACTATGCCACACTTATGGAACTTTAATACCAGAATGCCACAAAGTGAAAAAAAATACCAGAATGCCACACTTCCAGTTGGGGGCCGGCCAGGCCTTGGACGGACTGGAAGAGAGTTTTTTTGGCACGTTGGAGTCCGGCCAGGGGTGGGCCGGACGCAAACTAacccttttttttgtttttttttttattttaattgaatttaaagaactattaattacaataattgttttttattataattaatgattaaaatataataaaaaaatatataataaaaaaaaattatttgctaatatttattttattcaatacatAAACGGGTACAAGGAAAAAAAGTCTATTTTTTCTTGAGCTTTGGTTGGACCATATGACCTCAGTGAGACATTTTTTGGGTTTCTTTGGTCTCGTACCCCCTGCGTAACGGTTGATCATCGTTTGGTGGAGGTTGCCTTTGTGGAGAATCGTCGCTTGAAAGATCATCGTTTTGATGCGACGGACCATCATCCATAAACCTAGCCAGTTGTTCTGGAGTTATTGTCGGTAAATTATCAAGTATTTCATCATCAGTGATGTCAACGAGTGGTTGATTTGAAGCCACAAAGGTTTGTGGCACTTGTGCTTGAAAGGATGGATAGTAGGCATTTGCAGTGTCAAATGTATGTTGTGGTTGGGAGAGTGAAAGCGGTTGAGATTGGGAGTATGATTGGTCGAAGTCGGGTTGAGGGATTGGGGTGTTATGTAGCGGTGGTCgaagtgttgattgttgttgatattgttcttGGTGGTAGTAGTAGTTTGTTTGGGGGGTTGAGATGTAAGGGCTTGGAATTTGAGATGGTGTGGCAAAAAACGTGTGTTGTTGTGTGGTTTGAGTGTGTTGGTATGTTTGTGGAAATGAAGATGTTTGTTGTTGGAATTGTGTTGGTTAGAATTGTGGTGTTGGTTGGAATTGTGGTGTTGGTTGGAATGATTGTGGGATTTCTTGATGAAAGGTGGTATGTGAGGTTGATGAAGAGGAGGCATAATGACGAGGGTCTGCCAAATACGTTTCTTTCGACAAATATATTAATGGAATATTTCTTAACCATTGCATATATTCATCGGTGTGGCGTAAAGTAGTAATCATCTCACCTGTCAttattaagtttcttctatctttCCACTCGTTGTTCTCGTGAATGTTCAAATCTCGATAAGCACAATCCTTTACATCGTTCTTCGTTATGGCGTGGTGATCTCCAAGACACCTCGGGGATTGAGGGATGTTTTAAGTAAACCCAAATTGAAGCCTAACCCTGTCGGCgtgtgtttacccagaaaaatggtaaacaaacgctagtttcctttttaaaggttactttgcggaatcaactagaatattccaggactgattgctttgaTTTGTTCAGTAAGTGTGTttagtttgtattaaatgcagcaaTAACTTTAAAGTGAAAGTAAAGACTGAAATTAAAAGCTTTAAAATAACTAAAAGCAATAGAAAGCAGTAAAGATGCACTGAAAAGgagatataacgtaaaatgattgcataatttaaactggtacgcatacgtacatcccaaagttgcactcgtcactcgttattgcgcagagatttgagtttacttgtgttttgtagcaaaatgcggacctctaactatccttattgaacttgcttaaatagtaaaaataaaataactactactaacggtcgactgataatcagccaacacgtgtcttcgacatgcaaatATCTTTGATGTGTGAAGCTTCCACGTGTCACTTATAACTGCTGAAAACTGTCTCCTTTAACCTCTAGTACCTTCCGTCTtgcacttcagtttctgcagtgAATTTCTTTAAGTCTTTGCACACTTCTGGTCGAACACTGAAGCCTCTGATAATTCCAGTCGAACAACTTCGACTAGGAAGCGTTACTTGGTCGAAATGCCTCGACTCAGATGGcaatgtatatatttatttaaggCCCAAtcaccaatttagggcctttttaccaaagtgaggcccaattaccaattttttaGCCCAAGATGCCCATTTGTTGGTAAGTcaaaatcctagggtaacagcgTGATGCATTTCCACAATATGAAAACAAATAATATATGTAGTTGCACTCCACGCCCGAGCTTCTCGTTGAGTGCAACGTGGATATTTTTCGTAAGGCCTCCACAAAAACTGtaagacataaataaatataagagtcGTATTCACGTAGATGAAAGATTTAATATATGGCTTGGAAAAAAACTTACATCTCCTTGGACCATGTGATCCAAAATGAAACGATATCCATCAAGATAAGCATTTAGAGATGAGAAATACTCCATACCTCGTTGTGCAAATCTTGCATATTTAAAAAGTTCAATTAGAAATATGCGTTAATTTAgtggaaaaataaatatatagaataAAGAATTTACCTAGTGGCCTATGGATATGATGGAGCAATTTCACTCCTTGGAGCAAGTCGTGGAATACGATAGTAGGTCCACACAGCGAGAATGAGTGAGCAGCCTCCAACACTCATGCATCCTACACGACATGCTTTGCACATCTCCCTGTAAAGGTAAGACAAACACGCAAACCCCCAACTATATTTGCCGCATTCATCAAAATCTTTGACAAATTTGTACCAAGAAGAATGCAACACATTATGAGATTTGTCAGGAAATAAAACTGCAATCATACTTAAGATATATAATTTTGCATGCAGTATATTTTCCTCCTCGGTTTGTTGAGAATGTTGTTCTAACTCAATCAACTCGTCGTGGATCCATCTCAATTTTACCGCACCCTTCACCCTATCACTAAAAGGTTCTATGCCTAAAGCATCGACACATGCATAATCAGGTCCTTCGGTTTCACCTACTACAGCCCTCCCATCTATGCGGAGGTCAAACAACATATTTATATCCTCTAGTGTGATtgtacattcaccggttggtAAATGAAACGTGTGTGTCTCGGGCCTCCACCTCTCAAGCATCGCAATTACAAGTTTAGAATCAACACTTCTAAAGTTGATTTTGGCGACACGTCCAAAACCGGCTCGTTCCAAGTAAGGCTTGATAGACTCACTTGGCTCCCTATCAAATAGATGATTATGTAGTCTAAACCTTTTAGAATCATCCTATacaaaaaatatatcattttgttagtatacaaaaataataaactGTGAAACTTACGTATAAGAAATACTAGTAACAAAACGTACGTATGCAACCACGTTCTCCCTTCTTCCTCTATGATTATCTCCCAAAGCAAGCAAACCAGACATGTTGTGTGATTGTGGTAGTGGTAAACAAATTGTGTGTTTCAGATGAATATGCAACTTTAGAATTTGGAAGATGTGATGAGTTTGGAGTGATAATGAGAGGTTGAATTTATAGTCAAAGTGAATGCATTGTATAAACCATTGGAATAACAAGTGTAATGCATGAAAAGAAAGGGCATTCTATTATCCAACTTTATTACAATCTCTTGCATGCTTCTACTATATGATGGGATTGCACACTGGTTGATGGGACAATTGCATGCATGCATGCAACGACAAATTTGCCTCCTTGTGGTCCGTCCCACCGTTGGTTAGATCGTTACTAATAACACCATTTTAATGCACTGAACAAATAATGTTTCTCTGAGCCATTcagttttaatataatttttctcTGAACAAATAATTTTTCTTTGTGTTTGAATGTGTGTTGCTATATATGTTTCAGTCAAAGTGGTATTTAAACTGTGCCAACCAAAAAATGGACACATAGGGAGTCCGTCCAGTCAAAGGACGAATCAAGTTTCAGTCCAACCAGGGGTTGGCCGAACCACAAGGGAGTCCGTCCAGGGGTTGGCCGAACCCAAACATGCTTGGTTAGCGTGCGTCCAAGGGTGGGACGGACCACAAGGAGGCACATTTTTCGTTGCATGCATGCATGCAATTGTCCCATCAACTAGTGTGCAATCCCATCATATAGTAGAAGCATGCAAGAGATTGTAATAAAGTTGGATAATAGAATGCCCCTTCTTTGCATGCATTAAACTTGTTAGTCCAATGGTTTATACAATGCATTCACTTTGACTATAAATTCAACCTCTCATTATCACTCCAAACTCATCACATCTTCCAAATTCTAAAGTTGCATATTCATCTGAAACACACAATTTGTTTACCACTACCACAATCACACAATATGTCTGGTTTGCTTGCTTTGGGAGATAATCATATAGGAACAAGGGAGAACGTGGCTGCATACGTACGTTTTGTTACTAGTATTTCTTATACGTAAGTTTCACagtttattatttttgtatactaacaaaatgatatttttttgtaTAGGATGATTCTAAAAGGTTTAGACTACATAATCATCTATTTGATAGGGAGCCAAGTGAGTCTATCAAGCCTTACTTGGAACGAGCCGGTTTTGGAGGTGTCGCCAAAATCAACTTTAGAAGTGTTGATTCTAAACTTGTATTTGCGATGCTTGAGAGGTGGAGGCCCGAGACACACACGTTTCATTTGTCAACCGGTGAATGTACAATCACACTAGAGGATATAAATATGTTGTTTGGCCTCCGCATAGATGGGAGGGCTGTAGTAGGTGAAATCGAAGGACCTGATTATGCATGTGTCGATGCTTTAGGCATAAAACCTTTTAGTGATAGGGTGAAGGGTGCGGTAAAATTGAGATGGATCCACGACGAGTTGATTGAGTTAGAACAACATTCTCAACAAACCGAGGAGGAAAATATACTGCATGCAAAATTATATAACTTAAGTATGATTGCAGTTTTATTGCCTGACAAATCTCATAATGTGTTGCATTCTTCTTGGTTCAAATTTGTCAAAGATTTTGATGAATGCGGcaaatatagttgggggtctgcGTGTTTGTATTACCTTTACAGGGAGATGTGCAAAGCATGTCGTGTAGGATGCATGAGTGTTGGAGGCTGCTCACTCATTCTCGCTGTGTGGACCTACTATCGTATTCCACGACTTGCTCCAAGGAGTGAAATTGCTCCATCCTATCCATACGCCACTAGGTTAATTCTTtattctatatatttatttttccacTAAATTAACGCATATTTCTAATTGAACTTTTTAAATATGCAAGATTTGCACAACGAGGTATGGAGTATTTCTCATCTCCAAATGCTTATCTTGATGGATATCGTTTCATTTTGGATCACATGGTCCAAGGAGATGTAAGTTTTTTTCCAAGCCATATATTAAATCTTTCATCTACGTGAATACgactcttatatttatttatgtcttaCAGTTTTTGTGGAGGCCTTACGAAAAATATCCACGTTGCACTCAACGAGAAGCTCGGGCGTGGAGTGCAACTACATATATTATTTGTTTTCATATTATGGAAATGCATCACGCCAACAGGGTTAGGCTTCAATTTGTGTTTACTTAAAACATCCCTCAACCCCCGAGGTGTCTTGGAGATCACCACGCCATAACGAAGAACGATGTAAAGGATTGTGCTTATCGAGATTTGAACATTCACGAGAACAACGAGTGGaaagatagaagaaacttaataaTGACAGGTGAGGTGAGTACTACTTTACGCCACACCGATGAATATATGCAATGGTTAAGAAATATTCCATTAATATATTTGTCGAAAGAAACGTATTTGGAAGACCCTCGTCCTTATGCCTCCTCTTCATCAACCCCACATACCACCTTTCTTCAAGAAATCCCACAATCATTCCAACCAACCACACAATTCCAACCAACACCACAATTCCAACCAACACCACAATTCCAACCAACAACAcaattccaacaacaatcatctTCATTTCCACAAACATACCAACACACTCAAACCACACAACAACAGACGTTTTTTGCCACACCATCTCAAATTCCAAGCCCTTACACCTCAACCCCCCAAACAAACTACTACTACCACCaagaacaatatcaacaacaatcaacacttcGACCACCGCTACATAACACCCCAATCCCTCAACCCGACTTCGACCAGTCATACTCCCAATCTCAACCGCTTTCACTCTCCCAACCACAACATACATTTGACACTGCAAATGCCtactatgaaggatagaaaaacacttagaaaggggggattgaataagtgtgactttaaatcttggacgataaaaataaattgcacaattatttttatcctggttcgctgttaacgaagctactccagtccacccccgcagagatgatttacctcaactgaggatttaatccactaatcgcacggattacaatggttttccacttagtccgcaactaagtcttccagagtcttctgatcacacactgatcactccaggaacaactgcttagataccctctaagacttttctagagtctactgatcaacacgatcactctaggcttagttcactcctaagacttccctagagtattctgatcaacacgatcactctagttacaaactgctcagccaactgctaagacttcctagagtatactgatcacactgatcactctagttccttacaacttaatgtaattctaagagtattacaaatgcttcttaaaagcgataatcacaactgtgatatttctcttaacgtttaagcttaatctcactaagatattacaacagcaatgtagtgagctttgatgaagatgaagattctgagtttagatttgaacagcgtttcagcaagtttgatatcagttgttttggtgcagaatcgttaaccttgcttctcatcagaacttcatatttataggcgttgagaagatgaccgttgaatgcatttaatgctttgcgtgttccgtacagcattgcacttaatgttatacgcttttgtcaactacctcgagccttgttcacgctgtgtctactgacgtagcctttagtagcttttaacgttccttttgtcagtcagcgtagtctgccacctgtacttccttctgatctgatgtttgtgaatacgacgtttgaatatcatcagagtcaaaacagcttggtgcatagcatcttctgatcttctgaccttgaagtgcttctgagcgtgataccatcttctgatcttcagtgcttctgatctcatgttcttctgatgcttccatagacccatgttctgattctgcttcgaccatcttctgatgtcttgccagaccatgttctgatgttgcatgctgaaccatttgagatacaacttctgagcgctgaattatgcgtactctttatatatatttcctgaaagggaaattgcattggattagagtaccatattatcttaagcaaaattcatattattgttatcatcaaaactaagataattgataagaacaaatcttgttctaacaatctccccctttttgatgatgacaaaaacatatataaatgatatgaatttgcgatcagaaagagtagacggcaaaagacaaattacacagctatagcataagcatatgaatatgtctccccctgagattaacaatctccccctgaaataaatactcgaagaactttaataaaagacttccctgattatttcggtatagacgatcatataagcttctgccttcagagaattcatagcttctgacttctgcttccattggacagcttcagaacttgaatttctttgatcttcagaacattcacagcttctgacttctgcttccattcaggacagcttcagaacttgaatttctttgatcttcagaacattcacagcttctgacttctgcttccattcaggacagcttcagaacttgaattttctggatcttttagaacattcacatcttctgatttctgcttccctcggatagcttcagaactttgaatgtctaccaatcatcacttcatgctagatttgtatcagaacattgttgaatgtaccagagcatcatcagagcatctctacatcctgaaatgttacagaacaaaaactaaacgacaaaagtcagcatgaacgagttagaacataaaatgtatgtttgaacacattatatgtatcagagccatataggctgaaataatgtatcagagcaaataatgtatcagagccataacattatatgtatcagagcaaatagaattttgtcagaacaggatagacaatgatattcaaattctattatcagtgcttctgattcattcttctttcttgcttctgatctctgaagcttgacagcactcagcttgcttcagtttccatggttttgcttctagtgtttgcttctgaagattcacttcacttctgtatacctgcaaaacacttaaaccatgtagaacttgcagttcttgttagtgaatgtgtgggagcctttacccagcaactgatagattaatcaaatcatttatcatttatcttctccccctttttgtcataacatcaaaaagaatatttcaaaagattcagatgtataagacgacaaatagaatcactggaatcaaagaaactttttcattgataatcaaaaaaaatttacaagacaggaatgcaggaaaacagatgcaacaaggaaaggaaactacaaagaccaaatcctaagatcctagcctacgcaaaatccgcgccagaacatcatgaatcccgtcagtgcttgtagcttgccttgtcatgaaggaacgaaactcagcattggctgcttcctgcgcgtccaaacgagaagccagcatagcttgattctgatgaagagtttccaaggtctccatcagagctgaggtttcaccagaagaagaagcaccagtatttctgcccagagggacaacaatctcagcagggtgatcttctggaagatcttcagcttgtgcatctcccatttcctcatctgagtctgactcagaaggagccttggcatattctggttcaggcagctcagaagttccatcttccagtgcttgaagaatagctgctaggtttgttggaggagtaggactagcaacttcagcacgataaaccactactggaaagaccatgagaggtgctttttcagaagggttcattctgaaccagttgaacagccactgaaagtctccagtcagcacaggaaaccagagcacagaagaccggggtttccacaccacgatatctctgcagagattttcttcttccaactcatctgcaggtatcttctcttcaagaacgcttctgttcctgatgagacagtggtggctgctctcaccaacttccaaccggagaccacgaacaccaggagcttcagacat is part of the Vicia villosa cultivar HV-30 ecotype Madison, WI linkage group LG2, Vvil1.0, whole genome shotgun sequence genome and encodes:
- the LOC131650712 gene encoding protein MAINTENANCE OF MERISTEMS-like, encoding MSGLLALGDNHRGRRENVVAYDDSKRFRLHNHLFDREPSESIKPYLERAGFGRVAKINFRSVDSKLVIAMLERWRPETHTFHLPTGECTITLEDINMLFDLRIDGRAVVGETEGPDYACVDALGIEPFSDRVKGAVKLRWIHDELIELEQHSQQTEEENILHAKLYILSMIAVLFPDKSHNVLHSSWYKFVKDFDECGKYSWGFACLSYLYREMCKACRVGCMSVGGCSLILAVWTYYRIPRLAPRSEIAPSYP
- the LOC131650713 gene encoding protein MAIN-LIKE 2-like, whose protein sequence is MSGLLALGDNHIGTRENVAAYDDSKRFRLHNHLFDREPSESIKPYLERAGFGGVAKINFRSVDSKLVFAMLERWRPETHTFHLSTGECTITLEDINMLFGLRIDGRAVVGEIEGPDYACVDALGIKPFSDRVKGAVKLRWIHDELIELEQHSQQTEEENILHAKLYNLSMIAVLLPDKSHNVLHSSWFKFVKDFDECGKYSWGSACLYYLYREMCKACRVGCMSVGGCSLILAVWTYYRIPRLAPRSEIAPSYPYATRFAQRGMEYFSSPNAYLDGYRFILDHMVQGDFLWRPYEKYPRCTQREARAWSATTYIICFHIMEMHHANRVRLQFVFT